TTGGCCTCCGACTTGTGCCGCCGGGGCGGCGGGTGCCGCGGGGGCAGGTGCCGCCGGGGCGGCGGGTGCCGTCGGGCCGGCCGTGACGGTGGCCGGGGTGCTGGCCTGCGGGGTCACGGGGACACCGGCGGCCGTGGGGCTCGTGACGACCTCGGGCGCCGAGGGCACCGACGGGGCCGTGGGGCGGGCCGGGGCGGACGGGGCCGCAGCGGGGGCGGCGCCGGACGACTCGAAGTTCTCGCGGACCTTGCGGACCACGGGTGCCTCGATGGTCGAGGACGCCGCACGGACGTACTCGCCGTTGTCCTGCAACCAGGACAGCAGGTTCTTGC
Above is a genomic segment from Aquipuribacter hungaricus containing:
- a CDS encoding translation initiation factor IF-2 N-terminal domain-containing protein; its protein translation is MAKVRVHELAKELGLTSKNLLSWLQDNGEYVRAASSTIEAPVVRKVRENFESSGAAPAAAPSAPARPTAPSVPSAPEVVTSPTAAGVPVTPQASTPATVTAGPTAPAAPAAPAPAAPAAPAAQVGGQ